From Lates calcarifer isolate ASB-BC8 unplaced genomic scaffold, TLL_Latcal_v3 _unitig_4613_quiver_1509, whole genome shotgun sequence, one genomic window encodes:
- the LOC108900974 gene encoding sialidase-3-like, whose translation MANTQTKTVDVFKSVVYRIPALFYETESNTLLAFAEQRETEANCTAKELVMRRGTLKDESPGVKTIEWSELKTVVEKAKLDNYRPLNPCPVFEKNTKTLFLFFICVEDRVEEQWQIKNRTNKARLCYITSEDLGQNWSEVTDLTYTLGEIKNWATFAVGPGHGLQMKKGRLIVPVYAYVCSSSSKSNEATSYAFALYSDDRGSTWKLGQMLQTQSGECQMAEIFDGDSKSSIYCNARSRGGWRVEAVSENGGADFPTLSNATKLVETDSGCQGSVVSFPAQDEGAEGDPKWLLYTHPSNKSKRTDLGVYVSKSPKDPSKWSKPWIINSGPSGYSDLAYIGNGWFACLMECGVKKETEQIASVVFSYKDIKSGIGQ comes from the exons ATggccaacacacagacaaaaactgtgGATGTCTTTAAATCTGTTGTCTACAGGATTCCTGCTCTTTTCTACGAGACAGAAAGTAACACTCTTCTAGCCtttgcagagcagagggagacagaagctAATTGCACTGCGAAAGAGCTGGTTATGAGAAGAGGAACACTGAAAGATGAATCCCCTGGTGTGAAGACAATTGAG TGGTCAGAGCTcaaaacagtggtggaaaaggCAAAACTTGACAACTACCGTCCTCTGAACCCCTGCCCAGTGTTTGAGAAGAACACGAAaacacttttcctgtttttcatttgcgTTGAAGATCGTGTGGAAGAGCAATGGCAGATAAAAAACCGCACCAACAAGGCCCGTCTCTGCTACATTACAAGCGAGGATCTTGGACAAAACTGGAGTGAAGTGACAGATTTGACATACACACTGGGCGAAATTAAGAACTGGGCCACATTTGCTGTTGGGCCAGGCCATGGTCTTCAAATGAAGAAGGGTAGATTGATTGTTCCTGTCTATGCTTATGTTTGCAGCAGCTCAAGCAAGTCTAATGAGGCTACTTCATATGCATTCGCCCTGTACAGTGATGATAGGGGCAGCACATGGAAGTTAGGCCAAATGCTTCAAACACAATCAGGGGAATGTCAAATGGCAGAGATTTTTGATGGAGACTCCAAAAGCTCCATCTACTGCAATGCCCGTAGTCGGGGAGGCTGGCGAGTGGAAGCTGTCAGTGAAAATGGTGGAGCTGATTTTCCCACATTGAGCAATGCTACAAAGCTTGTTGAAACTGATTCAGGTTGTCAGGGAAGTGTGGTCTCATTTCCAGCTCAAGATGAAGGTGCAGAGGGTGACCCAAAGTGGCTGCTTTACACTCACCCAAGCAACAAGTCCAAAAGGACTGATTTAGGAGTGTATGTGAGCAAATCCCCAAAGGATCCAAGTAAGTGGAGCAAACCCTGGATCATTAACAGTGGACCCAGTGGTTACTCAGACCTGGCTTACATTGGTAATGGTTGGTTTGCATGTCTGATGGAGTGTGGggtgaagaaagaaacagagcagatagCCTCTGTGGTTTTTAGCTACAAGGACATCAAGTCAGGCATTGGACAGTAA
- the LOC127140518 gene encoding sialidase-3-like: protein MVTTCIYHKEGVIHHLFYEIEGETLLAFAEQRETADDASIKNLVMSRGTLKNESSGAKTIEWSELKTVVEKTKLNNYRPMNPCPVFEKNTNTLFLFFIHIEDRVTEQWQIKKRTNKARHSRGMSNGMLAVEAVSENGGADFHTLSNATKLVETGSGCQGSVVSFPAQDEGADTEGDPKWLLYTHPSNKSKKTDLGVYVSKSPKDPSKWSKPWIINSGPSGYSDLVYIGNCCFACLVECGVKKETEQIASVELYHL from the exons ATGGTAACAACTTGTATTTACCATAAAGAGGGTGTGATACATCACCTATTCTATGAGATAGAAGGTGAAACTCTTCTAGCCtttgcagagcagagggagactgCAGATGATGCCAGTATAAAGAACCTGGTTATGAGTAGAGGAACGCTGAAGAATGAATCCTCTGGTGCAAAGACAATTGAG TGGTCAGAGCTcaaaacagtggtggaaaagaCAAAACTTAACAACTACCGTCCTATGAACCCCTGCCCAGTGTTTGAGAAGAACACCAAcacacttttcctgtttttcatccaCATTGAAGATCGTGTGACAGAGCAATGGCAGATAAAAAAACGCACCAACAAGGCCCGTCATTCCAGGGGAATGTCAAATG GGATGCTGGCAGTGGAAGCTGTCAGTGAAAATGGTGGAGCTGATTTTCACACATTGAGCAATGCTACAAAGCTTGTTGAAACTGGTTCAGGTTGTCAGGGAAGTGTGGTCTCATTTCCAGCTCAAGATGAAGGTGCAGATACAGAGGGTGACCCAAAGTGGCTGCTCTACACTCACCCAAGCAACAAGTCCAAAAAGACTGATTTAGGAGTGTATGTGAGCAAATCCCCAAAGGATCCAAGTAAGTGGAGCAAACCCTGGATCATTAACAGTGGACCCAGTGGTTACTCAGACCTGGTTTACATTGGTAATTGTTGTTTTGCATGTCTGGTGGAGTGTGGggtgaagaaagaaacagagcagatagCCTCTGTGGAGCTGTATCATCTTTAA